In Haloarcula hispanica ATCC 33960, one DNA window encodes the following:
- a CDS encoding archaea-specific SMC-related protein, with product MGSLSVSGEVATFTVEKIGGIDETTVEVPPGVTVLRGRNATNRTSFLQAVMSAHGSEWASIKGDADQGHVELSLGEETYTQTLTRTDNGVTGSGLGLLTDPTVADLFAFLLEDNEARRAVERGEDLREIIMRPVDVASIHRQIRAAEQRKEEIDAELDRIASLKRDLPDLERQQATLRDEITETRDKLQRVEDRIDERDVDFQTTQENRDELETALDELQATRSELKRVRNDIQSEQESIAALRDERGSLAVERSGLPESPDERLEALESDIDRLRERKRELSEYTTRLQNVVGFNEELLSGEHREITDAIDAKPESVGDITDQLYKGSKTTCWTCGSRVKPDRIESTLQSMRDHLQETVTEIDDIDDELDELTDRRDEIAETRTRARELTATIEEVDAEIERRQTTVVDLRERRNNLSARVEELEERVTSLRTEEFDEVLELHTKANELELELDRLESERDEVREEIADIESDIRRNDELAAQREDVVDELIDLRSRIDRLEAEATDQFNEKMDDLLDILGYGNIERIWLERTDTPDDPVHNSDDSVTGSTFTLHVVRSTDGGTVYEDTVGHLSESEREVTGLVFALAGYLVHDVYEDVPFMLLDSLEAIDAERIASLVEYFAEYPTYLVVALLPEDAQALPDSYNRITDI from the coding sequence ATGGGTTCACTCTCGGTATCTGGGGAGGTGGCTACGTTCACCGTCGAAAAAATCGGGGGGATCGACGAGACGACAGTCGAGGTCCCACCAGGGGTGACTGTGCTCCGAGGCCGGAACGCGACTAATCGGACATCGTTTCTACAGGCGGTGATGTCCGCTCACGGGAGCGAGTGGGCGAGCATCAAAGGTGACGCCGACCAGGGGCACGTCGAACTCTCACTGGGGGAGGAGACGTACACCCAAACACTGACCAGAACGGACAACGGGGTTACCGGGTCGGGCCTCGGCCTGCTCACTGACCCGACGGTTGCGGATCTGTTCGCGTTCCTGCTCGAAGACAACGAGGCCAGACGAGCCGTCGAGCGGGGTGAGGACCTTCGCGAGATCATTATGCGGCCCGTCGACGTGGCGTCGATCCACCGACAGATACGTGCGGCCGAACAGCGCAAGGAAGAGATCGATGCGGAACTCGATCGTATCGCGTCGCTCAAGCGTGACCTCCCGGATCTCGAACGGCAACAGGCAACTCTGCGCGACGAGATCACTGAGACCAGAGACAAACTCCAGCGCGTGGAGGACCGAATCGACGAGCGGGACGTGGATTTCCAGACGACCCAGGAAAACAGGGACGAACTCGAAACGGCCCTCGATGAACTCCAGGCGACTCGATCCGAACTGAAACGTGTGCGAAACGATATCCAGTCAGAACAGGAGAGTATCGCGGCACTGCGCGACGAGCGAGGGAGCCTCGCGGTCGAACGATCCGGGCTTCCGGAATCGCCGGACGAGCGACTCGAAGCGCTCGAATCGGACATCGACCGGCTTCGAGAGCGCAAACGAGAGCTCTCAGAGTACACCACCCGACTGCAGAACGTCGTCGGGTTCAACGAGGAACTGCTGTCCGGCGAGCACCGGGAGATAACCGACGCTATCGACGCAAAGCCAGAAAGTGTGGGTGACATCACGGACCAGCTGTATAAGGGGTCAAAGACGACCTGCTGGACCTGTGGCTCGCGAGTGAAACCGGACCGTATCGAGTCGACGCTCCAGAGTATGCGTGACCACCTTCAGGAGACGGTCACGGAGATCGACGATATCGACGATGAACTCGACGAACTGACCGACCGACGTGACGAAATTGCGGAGACGCGCACGCGAGCGCGAGAACTCACCGCCACGATTGAGGAGGTCGACGCCGAAATCGAGCGCCGGCAGACGACTGTTGTCGACCTCCGAGAGCGACGCAACAACCTCTCCGCCCGCGTCGAGGAACTCGAGGAGCGGGTCACCTCGCTCCGAACCGAAGAGTTCGACGAAGTGCTCGAACTCCATACGAAAGCGAACGAACTGGAGCTGGAACTGGACCGGCTCGAATCCGAACGAGACGAGGTACGCGAGGAGATCGCCGACATCGAGTCGGACATCCGCCGAAACGACGAACTGGCTGCCCAACGGGAAGACGTGGTTGACGAGCTGATCGACCTCCGGTCACGTATCGACCGCCTCGAAGCCGAGGCGACCGACCAGTTCAACGAGAAGATGGACGACCTGCTCGATATTCTCGGCTACGGCAACATCGAACGGATCTGGCTCGAACGGACCGACACGCCCGATGACCCGGTCCATAACAGCGACGACAGCGTCACTGGATCGACGTTCACGCTCCACGTCGTCAGGAGTACCGACGGTGGAACTGTCTACGAAGACACTGTCGGCCATCTGAGCGAGAGTGAGCGGGAAGTGACCGGGCTCGTGTTCGCACTCGCCGGCTACCTCGTCCACGACGTGTACGAGGACGTCCCGTTCATGCTGCTTGACTCACTGGAAGCCATCGATGCGGAGCGCATCGCCTCGCTCGTCGAGTACTTCGCGGAGTACCCCACCTATCTCGTCGTCGCGTTGCTCCCCGAGGACGCGCAGGCGCTTCCGGATAGTTACAACCGGATTACGGATATCTGA
- the rdfA gene encoding rod-determining factor RdfA: protein MGSAQSKVAQLIETYGLTSMGTELEHAWLGKNRERQSLRDLADRFNQALLVAAIRNSGMDVIDGEPANFYRLLTDDDVSAGKRIEARNRLERAGIDVDTLESQFVTYQAIRYYLTEVRDVSYEPESETEQVEQERGTIDRLRSRVETIVRDTVDRLNTADKLTVGEYRVFVSIDIRCQDCGTRYGISDLLDRGGCDCE, encoded by the coding sequence ATGGGGTCAGCGCAGTCGAAAGTCGCACAGTTGATCGAAACGTATGGACTGACGTCGATGGGAACGGAACTGGAGCACGCGTGGCTCGGGAAGAATAGGGAACGGCAGAGTCTCCGTGACCTCGCTGATCGGTTCAATCAAGCGCTGCTTGTGGCTGCAATCCGCAATTCGGGCATGGACGTCATCGACGGCGAACCGGCGAACTTCTATCGACTCCTGACGGACGACGACGTCAGTGCGGGCAAACGGATCGAAGCGCGGAACCGACTCGAACGGGCAGGTATCGACGTCGATACGCTGGAAAGCCAGTTCGTCACGTATCAGGCGATTCGGTACTATCTCACAGAGGTTCGTGATGTGAGCTACGAGCCTGAATCCGAAACTGAACAGGTCGAGCAGGAACGCGGGACAATAGACCGCCTCCGCAGCCGCGTCGAGACAATCGTCCGGGACACGGTCGACCGACTGAACACCGCTGACAAACTCACTGTCGGCGAGTACCGAGTGTTCGTGAGCATCGATATTCGCTGTCAGGACTGCGGGACACGCTACGGCATCAGTGACCTTCTCGACCGCGGCGGCTGTGACTGTGAGTGA